In Zingiber officinale cultivar Zhangliang chromosome 1A, Zo_v1.1, whole genome shotgun sequence, a genomic segment contains:
- the LOC122003567 gene encoding dof zinc finger protein DOF3.2-like, producing MSDKILIASSRTYMNTGAEQTSKSSAGAMERPQLSPLVRCPRCDSANTKFCYYNNYSLSQPRHFCKACKRYWTRGGTLRNIPVGGRCRKNKRVKKLPQHLPPSENLKLQPAPKPRSFNFNYPLASTATPISSTSVSDEMLKLERYNSLMMELQGIGDFGLIVSSGLGQNLVVNSIQYDNDLKSNSAAAEKIGSVQNFADSATANCWIDAANRSWSSSSARLL from the coding sequence ATGAGCGATAAGATTCTCATTGCTAGTAGTAGAACTTATATGAATACTGGTGCAGAACAAACCAGTAAATCCAGTGCTGGAGCCATGGAGCGTCCACAATTGTCGCCTCTGGTCAGGTGCCCTCGATGCGACTCCGCCAACACCAAGTTCTGCTACTACAACAACTACAGCCTCTCGCAGCCGCGCCACTTCTGCAAGGCCTGCAAGCGCTACTGGACCCGCGGCGGCACCCTCCGCAACATCCCCGTCGGCGGAAGATGCCGCAAGAACAAGCGCGTCAAGAAACTACCCCAGCATCTGCCGCCGTCCGAAAACCTTAAACTACAACCGGCACCCAAGCCCAGGAGCTTCAATTTCAACTACCCTTTGGCTTCAACCGCTACGCCGATTAGCAGCACTTCGGTGAGTGATGAGATGTTGAAATTGGAACGATATAATTCGTTGATGATGGAGCTGCAAGGAATCGGGGATTTTGGATTAATTGTTAGCTCAGGATTAGGGCAAAATCTTGTGGTTAACAGTATACAATACGATAATGATCTGAAAAGTAATTCTGCAGCTGCCGAGAAAATAGGCTCGGTGCAAAATTTTGCAGATTCGGCGACtgctaattgttggatcgatgcGGCGAACCGATCATGGTCGTCGTCCTCAGCACGGCTCCTATAG